One Beggiatoa leptomitoformis DNA segment encodes these proteins:
- a CDS encoding class II aldolase/adducin family protein: protein MNLPEQLVQYYRWLRQYGINDSHSGNASVRDGETVWVTPTGACADTLQTSDLIKCNINEAPPTGASLDAPLHLEVYRRNSSTTAVLHSHGAHTVGITLSGDDFIPVDFEGFFYFPKVPVITIPFERYVSDSPRMVAEILTECPIMVVKGHGVYAHAKTLNLAYKWTCSLELSAKTYFIAQQSGSLGIANKNKKMKKIKK, encoded by the coding sequence ATGAACTTACCTGAACAATTAGTACAATATTATCGCTGGTTACGCCAATATGGTATCAATGACTCACACAGTGGCAATGCTTCTGTGCGTGATGGTGAAACCGTTTGGGTAACGCCTACGGGAGCATGTGCAGATACATTACAAACCTCAGATTTAATTAAATGTAATATTAATGAAGCACCACCAACAGGTGCATCTTTAGACGCGCCCTTACATCTGGAAGTTTATCGGAGAAACAGCAGTACAACAGCCGTATTACATAGTCATGGTGCACATACGGTTGGGATAACCCTCTCAGGTGATGATTTTATACCAGTTGATTTTGAAGGTTTTTTTTATTTCCCCAAAGTTCCCGTTATCACCATCCCTTTTGAACGCTATGTTAGCGACTCGCCTCGCATGGTTGCAGAGATATTAACCGAATGTCCGATTATGGTTGTTAAAGGACATGGTGTTTATGCACACGCTAAAACCCTCAATCTAGCCTATAAATGGACATGTTCATTAGAATTGTCCGCAAAAACTTATTTTATCGCGCAACAAAGTGGTTCTTTAGGCATAGCGAATAAAAACAAAAAAATGAAGAAAATTAAAAAATAA
- the glyQ gene encoding glycine--tRNA ligase subunit alpha, with translation MSSPSTFQDLILRLQEYWAKQGCVIQQPYDMEVGAGTFHPATFLRSIGPEPWSAAYVQPSRRPADGRYGENPNRLQHYYQYQVVIKPSPLNIQELYLDSLQMLGIDPLEYDIRFVEDNWESPTLGAWGLGWEVWLNGMEVTQFTYFQQVGGLECKPVTGEITYGLERIAMYLQGVNSVYDLVWADGKLGRVTYGDVFHQNEVEMSAYNFEHAPIADLFKNFDLYERESTKLIELGLPLPAYEMALKASHTFNLLDARKAISVTERQRFILRVRTLARAVAQAYYNSREMLGFPMCQNKVTA, from the coding sequence GTGTCATCACCTAGCACTTTTCAAGATTTAATCCTTAGATTACAAGAATATTGGGCTAAACAAGGTTGTGTGATTCAACAACCTTATGATATGGAAGTCGGCGCGGGAACTTTTCACCCCGCAACCTTTTTACGTTCTATTGGCCCTGAACCTTGGAGCGCGGCGTATGTACAACCCTCCCGCCGTCCTGCGGATGGTCGTTATGGAGAAAATCCTAATCGCTTACAACACTATTATCAATATCAAGTTGTTATAAAACCGTCCCCATTAAATATTCAAGAACTTTATTTAGATTCGTTGCAAATGTTGGGCATAGACCCACTTGAATATGATATTCGTTTTGTTGAAGATAATTGGGAATCGCCAACCTTAGGCGCGTGGGGCTTGGGGTGGGAAGTATGGTTAAACGGCATGGAAGTCACACAATTTACTTATTTTCAACAAGTGGGTGGATTAGAGTGTAAACCTGTGACGGGCGAAATTACCTATGGATTAGAACGGATTGCCATGTATTTGCAGGGCGTAAACAGCGTTTATGACTTGGTGTGGGCAGATGGTAAGTTAGGACGGGTTACGTATGGCGATGTATTTCATCAAAATGAAGTGGAAATGTCCGCTTATAACTTTGAACACGCGCCTATTGCCGATTTATTTAAAAACTTTGACTTATACGAACGCGAAAGCACGAAATTAATCGAGTTAGGTTTACCTTTGCCTGCATACGAAATGGCGTTAAAAGCCTCACACACGTTTAATTTATTGGATGCCCGTAAAGCAATTTCAGTAACAGAACGCCAACGCTTTATTTTACGTGTCCGCACACTCGCCCGTGCTGTCGCACAAGCCTACTATAACAGTAGGGAAATGCTGGGTTTTCCTATGTGTCAAAACAAGGTAACTGCATAA
- a CDS encoding DJ-1 family glyoxalase III — protein sequence MSTVLVPLAQGCEELEAVTIIDLLRRANITVITAGLDEKPVKASRGVVLIPDTTIDQVLPETFDMIVLPGGAAGAENLNRDPRIHQLLKTLFYQGKYVAAICAAPIVLATAALLDNKQATCYPNSLKISHFPTIQLLDSPVVIDGKVITSRGPGTAMDFALILIEKLAGKPIREQVESGLMRPH from the coding sequence ATGTCCACAGTGCTTGTACCCCTTGCCCAAGGGTGTGAAGAATTAGAAGCAGTTACCATTATTGATTTACTACGACGGGCAAATATCACTGTCATTACAGCAGGATTAGATGAAAAACCTGTTAAAGCCAGTCGTGGTGTTGTACTCATCCCCGATACCACCATAGACCAAGTATTACCAGAAACCTTTGATATGATAGTCTTGCCCGGTGGTGCGGCAGGTGCAGAAAATCTTAACCGTGACCCTCGTATTCATCAACTCCTCAAAACCCTCTTTTATCAAGGAAAATACGTTGCCGCCATCTGCGCTGCGCCGATAGTCTTAGCAACGGCCGCATTATTAGATAATAAACAAGCAACCTGTTATCCAAATAGTTTAAAAATAAGTCATTTTCCAACAATTCAACTCCTAGACTCTCCTGTTGTTATTGATGGCAAAGTTATTACCTCGCGTGGGCCTGGAACCGCAATGGATTTTGCATTGATATTAATTGAAAAATTAGCAGGAAAACCCATCCGTGAACAAGTAGAATCTGGCCTAATGAGACCCCATTGA
- a CDS encoding vWA domain-containing protein, producing the protein MLEFEWIWLFLVLPLPLIIRYGLKPAAPVRTAAIRVPFLEDFSSLTRNAPITTKYQRWQLVVAALAWLCLVIAAARPQWLDEPIALPVSGRDLMLAVDLSGSMEIGDFQLQNRMVDRLTATKAVAGDFIERRVGDRVGLILFGEQAYLQTPLTFDRTTVRALLLESAIGLAGQKTAIGDAIGLAVKRLRDQPVQSRIVILLTDGANTAGAVEPLKAAELAAQAGLKIYTIGIGADEVLVQDLFGTRRVNPSVDLDEKTLTAIAEKTNGRYFRARDTQALEEIYAELDKLEPIEKENQYFRPSTALFYYPLALALLLAMFLWIVRIKYR; encoded by the coding sequence ATGCTTGAATTTGAATGGATTTGGCTATTTTTGGTGTTACCACTGCCCTTAATCATCCGTTATGGATTAAAACCTGCGGCTCCTGTGCGCACTGCCGCTATTCGCGTGCCATTTTTAGAGGACTTTAGCAGCTTAACACGCAATGCCCCAATAACGACTAAATATCAACGATGGCAATTAGTTGTTGCTGCGTTAGCGTGGTTATGCCTCGTTATCGCGGCGGCTCGTCCACAATGGTTAGATGAACCGATAGCCTTGCCTGTTAGTGGGCGGGATTTAATGTTAGCGGTTGATTTATCAGGGAGTATGGAAATAGGTGATTTTCAACTGCAAAATCGGATGGTTGACCGTTTAACAGCAACTAAAGCTGTTGCAGGTGATTTTATTGAACGACGAGTTGGCGACCGTGTTGGTTTAATTTTATTTGGTGAACAGGCCTATCTACAAACGCCACTCACGTTTGACCGCACCACTGTACGTGCATTGTTGTTAGAATCGGCGATTGGATTAGCCGGGCAAAAAACGGCCATTGGTGATGCAATTGGTTTAGCCGTAAAACGCTTGCGTGACCAACCTGTACAAAGTCGGATTGTGATTTTACTCACGGATGGTGCAAATACAGCGGGCGCGGTTGAACCATTAAAAGCGGCAGAATTAGCCGCGCAAGCGGGGTTAAAGATTTATACCATTGGAATTGGTGCGGACGAGGTGCTTGTGCAAGATTTATTCGGCACACGACGTGTAAACCCTTCGGTCGATTTGGATGAAAAAACGTTAACTGCGATTGCTGAGAAAACCAACGGGCGGTATTTCCGCGCTAGAGATACACAGGCGTTAGAAGAAATTTATGCTGAGTTGGATAAGTTAGAACCGATAGAAAAAGAAAATCAATATTTTCGTCCTTCAACCGCTTTATTTTACTATCCTTTAGCACTTGCCTTGTTATTAGCAATGTTCTTGTGGATAGTTCGCATTAAATATCGTTAA
- a CDS encoding CHASE domain-containing protein encodes MGKPANEVESYTGGEESPHQHRHPSHLDKRPLWQRYLPIILTVTIGIALSIVLYYLTLAWDHQRVKADFKKAAEDRTFAIQRSLVFNLDLLQTFEAFFKSRNNSVDAQTFHAYSQPFLQRYEYIKAIQWAPLVNDAERNAFETTVKQSIPDFRISDFNADGQKVPAAQRPLYFPLQYIDPTEGNSIAQGVDLSSVQAFNEVLNAARDDTKSRAISHATIAENTNLIGLTVFLPIYQIDAPLDSMEERRAALKGFVIGVFEIGSILDVAMTYLDERPIEIRVYDKSLPPDRQFLYLYLGQLDSELLESVDASQLTKKNEPALEVVKEFNFAGRDLSVECTPSVGYHLTTGSGWQALTVLALGFLVTLLMAGYFYAAMRHAYHLAEAAEEANQAQSRFLANMSHQLRTPLNAITGYSELLREEAEELDDKSIIQDIDKIYISARYLLSLSEGILDLSKIKAGEIELNWAITEVKHLLTDIVDIATPLVKKNNNALIINCPNSVGTMQTDVTRIHQVLFNLLNNVSEATENQTVTVDVTREYKDGKEWICFNISGYMGGGLTEEQCQHLRLRLSKAETSASETDLGIRMGLVISAHLWHLMGGYVDVKSDLGRSVTFTLYLPAQAAI; translated from the coding sequence ATGGGGAAACCAGCAAACGAAGTGGAATCCTATACTGGGGGGGAGGAAAGTCCGCACCAACACCGACATCCCAGTCATCTTGATAAAAGACCGCTGTGGCAACGCTATTTGCCCATTATTTTAACTGTTACAATCGGTATCGCTTTATCGATAGTGTTGTATTATTTAACACTTGCTTGGGATCATCAACGGGTTAAAGCCGACTTTAAAAAAGCAGCAGAAGATAGAACCTTTGCAATTCAACGTTCTCTCGTTTTTAACTTAGATTTGCTACAAACGTTTGAAGCCTTTTTTAAATCCAGAAATAACAGTGTTGATGCACAAACCTTTCACGCTTATAGCCAACCTTTTTTACAACGTTATGAATATATTAAAGCGATACAATGGGCACCCTTAGTTAATGATGCCGAGCGTAACGCATTTGAAACAACCGTTAAACAATCTATTCCTGATTTCCGAATTAGTGATTTTAATGCAGATGGGCAAAAAGTGCCTGCTGCACAAAGGCCCTTGTATTTTCCCCTGCAATATATTGACCCTACAGAGGGAAATAGCATTGCGCAAGGGGTAGATTTATCCTCAGTACAAGCCTTTAATGAAGTGCTTAATGCAGCGCGTGATGATACAAAATCACGAGCGATTTCTCATGCGACCATTGCAGAAAATACTAATCTAATCGGTTTAACAGTTTTTCTACCTATATATCAAATTGATGCCCCTTTAGACAGTATGGAAGAACGCAGAGCGGCATTAAAAGGTTTTGTCATTGGTGTCTTTGAAATTGGCAGTATTTTAGACGTTGCAATGACTTATTTAGATGAACGTCCTATTGAAATTCGTGTTTATGACAAATCCTTACCGCCAGACCGTCAATTTTTATATCTTTACTTAGGACAGCTCGATTCTGAATTATTAGAAAGTGTGGATGCGAGCCAATTAACCAAGAAAAATGAACCCGCTTTAGAAGTTGTAAAAGAGTTTAATTTTGCAGGACGTGATTTGTCCGTAGAATGCACCCCATCTGTGGGCTATCACCTTACAACGGGTAGTGGTTGGCAGGCATTAACTGTTTTAGCGTTGGGTTTCCTTGTTACCCTCCTAATGGCGGGTTATTTCTATGCCGCCATGCGTCACGCCTATCATCTTGCTGAAGCAGCGGAAGAAGCAAACCAAGCGCAGTCCCGTTTCTTAGCCAATATGAGTCATCAACTGCGTACGCCACTAAATGCTATTACAGGTTATAGCGAGTTATTACGCGAAGAGGCTGAAGAACTAGACGACAAGTCTATTATTCAAGATATTGATAAAATATATATTTCTGCGCGTTACTTACTCTCTTTGAGCGAAGGCATTTTAGATTTATCTAAAATTAAAGCGGGTGAGATTGAGCTAAACTGGGCAATTACCGAAGTTAAACATCTCCTTACGGATATTGTGGACATTGCCACCCCCCTCGTAAAGAAAAATAACAATGCGTTGATTATTAACTGTCCAAATAGCGTCGGCACTATGCAAACCGATGTTACACGTATCCATCAGGTATTATTCAACCTGCTGAATAATGTTTCCGAAGCCACAGAAAATCAAACGGTCACTGTCGATGTAACACGTGAATACAAAGATGGTAAAGAATGGATTTGTTTTAATATCAGTGGTTATATGGGCGGTGGGTTAACAGAAGAACAATGTCAACATCTCCGCTTACGCCTATCTAAAGCAGAAACCTCAGCATCAGAAACAGATTTAGGTATTCGGATGGGTCTCGTTATTAGCGCGCATTTATGGCATTTAATGGGTGGCTATGTAGATGTGAAAAGCGATTTAGGCAGAAGTGTTACCTTTACCCTCTATCTACCTGCACAAGCGGCTATTTAA
- a CDS encoding PQQ-dependent catabolism-associated beta-propeller protein has product MSIFGKSGLVAVSLLTCFTLPANAATGNIFVSLESDSAVIVLDGKTYEKRQLIKTNEQPRHLQFSPAHDLIYVACGDGNRIDVIDIAKLAVVDSLDVGEEPEIFDLSPEGKYLYVSNEDDGALSVYDMVAKKTIAQVEVGEEPEGVLVSHDGNTVYVTSEVANMVHVIDVTDKTKPVVKANIIVNTRPRRFALTADGKSLYVSSEIGGTVSIIDTAKNAVTGEIKFAPKGFRPEEVTPVGLVLSKDGKSLYVTLGRAHHVAVVDTTSNEVKNYVLVGNRPWGATLNKDGSLLFVTNGMSDDVSIIDTATLKVEKSVPVGRVPHSILIDE; this is encoded by the coding sequence ATGTCTATTTTTGGTAAATCGGGATTGGTAGCAGTATCTCTACTAACATGTTTCACTCTTCCTGCTAATGCGGCAACAGGAAACATTTTTGTAAGTTTAGAAAGTGACAGTGCTGTTATTGTGCTAGATGGAAAAACTTATGAAAAACGCCAACTAATTAAAACCAACGAACAACCTCGTCACTTACAATTCAGTCCTGCGCACGACTTGATTTATGTTGCTTGCGGAGATGGTAATCGGATTGATGTGATTGACATTGCCAAACTGGCGGTTGTTGATAGCCTAGATGTGGGGGAAGAACCTGAAATATTTGACCTTAGCCCAGAAGGTAAGTACTTATATGTATCTAATGAAGATGATGGTGCGTTAAGTGTTTATGACATGGTTGCTAAAAAAACGATTGCCCAAGTAGAAGTGGGTGAAGAACCTGAAGGTGTGTTAGTTAGCCATGATGGCAATACAGTTTATGTAACTTCTGAAGTTGCTAATATGGTACATGTTATTGACGTAACAGATAAAACCAAGCCCGTTGTTAAGGCTAACATCATTGTTAATACACGCCCGCGCCGTTTTGCACTCACGGCTGATGGAAAGAGTTTATATGTCTCTAGCGAAATTGGTGGTACTGTCAGCATTATCGATACTGCAAAAAATGCAGTAACAGGCGAAATTAAATTTGCACCTAAAGGCTTTCGTCCTGAAGAAGTGACCCCTGTCGGCTTGGTTTTAAGCAAGGATGGTAAAAGCTTATATGTCACTTTAGGACGGGCGCATCACGTTGCTGTTGTAGATACAACCAGTAATGAAGTAAAAAACTACGTGTTGGTTGGTAATCGCCCATGGGGAGCAACACTGAACAAAGATGGCAGTTTATTATTTGTTACTAACGGCATGAGTGATGATGTTTCTATTATTGACACCGCAACGCTTAAAGTAGAAAAGTCTGTCCCTGTTGGACGTGTACCACATAGCATATTGATTGACGAATAA
- a CDS encoding NACHT domain-containing protein — translation MVTLLKKTLFILLLGCNFYINTVFATATTDGWEEKASGLVETIQKTLEWFVDKPFYALLTLFLVLMVLIRKKLEERFSGLFDKAFDSLFGLSTKLFAHFSFEMRYCRDILYKHRVFNVRGLRVMGTFTLELDKVFVELRIAPSSNPNQANVNPLSDKALAGNRSIWDFLQHGDKQRNRLVLAVLGSPGCGKTTLLQHIALVLAHHRQHRYRLSRKIPLFLAFRNHVEDILQEAIDPAKPFSVDTSPTLAELAYKHFSHPKKYPELKPPEDWFARQLQMGLCLVLFDGLDEVGDVTQRIKIAQWVDAQIDSYPRCHFIITARPHGYRSAPLQQANILEVQPFNMEQVRAFVHAWYLANEVISFGKEDMGVKQKARQEAEDLLTRLHKIPALSALTVNPLLLTMIAMVHRYRGQLPGRRVELYAEICDVFLGHWRQSIGIHDNLTAAQKRVALQPLAAYMMNKNIRDISSQDALEVINKPLKRVGLTDEAMGNFLRDIQESSGLVLEKELNSWHFAHLTFQEYLASAYLLERKDSIKWEGLVYRSWWQETLRLYAAQGDATPVVKACLENSSLAAMTLAAHCLEEARELEEELRNAVVEKVLSNLEADTIEQRELAAEVRMSQRLNTLQRIDDDIEIDLQFISYAEYQLFLDDTRSQGKFHQPDHWQQLSFIRGQAQQSITGMQGKDAEAFCLWLTNKRGGGVAYRLPTPTEARSHPALNTGLATWCKYNSEYRLQWDSETNEQALLQRLQRLSALPIDLTFGRIREECFALSHDIDLSRARSKASTTSREPRHYSLSEPAEHPVLSALALALEYAELPSSALELARLPKLASVLEFIFDKVRHSNSPEILIQARSQRLDSKEIHDKHTQLEHEFYNPLPANLLGQAKQLLLAMQAVTDPEQQRVGVLIADLLHCVAAKNPLAVRQAWRQYCLHLAEYTWRGYDLLENKLAPKGWQRFFKKNKPEQLFGREIVLRLYWYLRIVLAREAGELPAWEGVRIVRERRAF, via the coding sequence ATGGTTACTCTCTTAAAGAAAACTTTATTTATCTTGTTATTAGGTTGTAATTTCTATATCAACACGGTGTTTGCAACCGCAACAACGGATGGTTGGGAGGAAAAAGCCAGCGGTTTAGTAGAAACCATACAGAAAACATTAGAATGGTTTGTCGACAAACCTTTTTACGCATTATTAACCTTATTTCTAGTCCTTATGGTTCTAATTCGTAAGAAGTTAGAAGAACGTTTTTCAGGTTTATTTGATAAAGCCTTTGATAGCTTGTTTGGTTTATCAACGAAATTATTTGCCCATTTTAGTTTTGAGATGCGTTATTGTCGCGATATTTTGTATAAACATCGGGTGTTTAATGTACGTGGCTTACGGGTGATGGGAACATTTACGCTTGAGTTGGACAAAGTATTTGTCGAGTTACGGATTGCACCTTCTTCTAATCCTAATCAGGCAAACGTTAATCCATTGTCTGACAAAGCGTTAGCAGGCAATCGGTCTATTTGGGATTTTCTCCAACACGGTGATAAACAGCGCAACCGTTTGGTGTTAGCGGTGTTAGGCTCACCCGGTTGTGGAAAAACTACTTTATTACAACATATTGCATTGGTATTGGCGCATCATCGTCAACACCGTTATCGGTTATCACGAAAAATTCCGCTTTTCCTCGCGTTTCGTAATCATGTTGAAGATATTTTGCAAGAAGCGATTGACCCTGCAAAACCGTTTTCTGTGGACACCTCACCAACGTTAGCCGAGTTAGCCTACAAACATTTTAGCCATCCTAAAAAGTATCCCGAGTTAAAACCACCTGAAGATTGGTTTGCACGTCAACTTCAAATGGGGCTATGTCTTGTATTGTTTGACGGCTTAGACGAGGTTGGCGATGTGACACAACGGATAAAAATTGCTCAGTGGGTGGACGCACAGATTGATAGTTATCCACGCTGTCATTTTATTATCACGGCTCGCCCACACGGGTATAGAAGCGCGCCATTGCAACAGGCAAATATTTTAGAAGTGCAACCCTTTAATATGGAACAAGTACGCGCCTTTGTTCATGCGTGGTATTTGGCAAATGAAGTTATCAGCTTTGGTAAAGAAGACATGGGGGTAAAACAAAAAGCCCGCCAAGAAGCTGAGGATTTATTAACCCGTTTGCACAAAATTCCTGCCCTGAGTGCGTTAACCGTTAATCCTTTATTGTTGACGATGATTGCTATGGTACATCGTTATCGTGGACAACTACCCGGACGGCGAGTAGAGCTATATGCAGAAATTTGTGATGTTTTTCTGGGACATTGGCGACAATCTATTGGTATTCATGATAATTTAACCGCTGCACAAAAAAGAGTTGCCTTACAACCGCTGGCCGCCTATATGATGAATAAAAATATTCGTGATATTAGTTCCCAAGATGCGTTAGAGGTTATTAATAAGCCCTTAAAACGAGTAGGACTCACCGATGAAGCAATGGGGAATTTTTTACGGGATATTCAAGAAAGTAGTGGACTAGTCTTAGAAAAAGAGTTGAATTCTTGGCATTTTGCGCATTTAACGTTTCAGGAATATTTAGCATCTGCTTATTTATTAGAACGCAAAGACAGTATTAAATGGGAAGGCTTGGTATATCGCAGTTGGTGGCAAGAAACCTTGCGTTTATATGCCGCACAGGGGGATGCAACACCTGTTGTAAAAGCTTGTTTAGAAAATAGTTCGCTGGCTGCAATGACCTTAGCCGCACACTGTTTAGAAGAAGCCCGAGAATTAGAAGAAGAATTACGTAATGCAGTGGTTGAAAAAGTCTTAAGTAATTTAGAAGCGGATACGATAGAGCAACGGGAGCTGGCGGCAGAAGTGCGCATGAGCCAACGACTCAACACATTACAACGAATTGATGATGATATAGAAATTGATTTACAGTTTATCAGTTATGCAGAATATCAATTGTTTTTAGACGATACCCGCTCACAAGGAAAATTCCACCAGCCCGACCATTGGCAACAGCTCAGTTTTATTCGCGGACAAGCACAACAATCCATAACGGGGATGCAAGGCAAGGATGCGGAAGCCTTTTGTCTCTGGCTGACCAATAAACGCGGGGGCGGTGTTGCCTATCGCCTACCAACCCCAACAGAAGCACGCAGTCATCCTGCATTAAACACAGGACTTGCAACATGGTGCAAATACAACAGCGAATATAGATTACAGTGGGATAGCGAAACTAATGAACAAGCACTCCTACAACGATTACAACGCCTCTCAGCGTTACCGATAGATTTAACATTCGGACGTATTCGTGAAGAATGCTTTGCTTTATCACACGATATAGACCTATCCCGCGCCCGTTCTAAGGCAAGCACAACCTCCAGAGAGCCGCGTCACTACAGTCTGTCTGAACCTGCGGAACACCCTGTTTTAAGCGCGCTAGCCTTAGCATTAGAATATGCAGAATTACCCAGCAGTGCGTTAGAACTTGCAAGATTACCCAAACTAGCCAGTGTATTAGAATTTATTTTTGATAAAGTTCGTCATTCCAACTCGCCTGAAATACTCATTCAAGCACGCAGCCAACGCTTAGATTCTAAAGAAATTCATGACAAACATACACAACTAGAACACGAGTTTTATAACCCGCTTCCTGCTAATTTACTTGGACAAGCCAAACAATTATTACTCGCCATGCAAGCTGTAACTGACCCAGAACAACAGCGGGTAGGGGTATTAATTGCGGATTTATTACACTGTGTAGCTGCCAAAAACCCGCTTGCGGTGCGTCAAGCATGGCGACAATATTGTTTACACTTAGCCGAATATACATGGCGTGGATACGATTTATTAGAGAACAAACTAGCCCCTAAAGGATGGCAACGTTTTTTTAAAAAGAATAAACCTGAACAATTATTTGGGCGTGAAATTGTCTTGCGTTTATATTGGTATTTACGAATCGTTTTAGCCCGTGAAGCAGGAGAATTACCCGCATGGGAAGGCGTGCGCATTGTACGGGAAAGAAGGGCGTTTTAA